In the genome of Mycobacteriales bacterium, one region contains:
- a CDS encoding DNA-directed RNA polymerase subunit alpha, which produces MLIAQRPMLAEDPISETRSRFVIEPLEPGFGYTLGNSLRRTLLSSIPGAAVTSIRVEGVLHEFSTIPGVKEDVTDLILNIKELVVSSEHDEPVVMYLRKQGPGEVTAADIAPPAGVEVHNPDLHMATLSSKSKLEIEFTVERGRGYVTAVQNKQAGQEIGRVPVDSIYSPVLKVTYKVEATRVEQRTDFDRLIVDVETKPSMPPRDAMASAGKTLVELFGLARELNVDAEGIDIGPSPTDAALAADLALPIEELDLTVRSYNCLKREGIHSVGELVSRSEADLLDIRNFGAKSIDEVKTKLVTMGLALKDSPPGFDPSNVVDTYGTDDYVGDDDGGFVETEQY; this is translated from the coding sequence GTGCTTATCGCTCAACGTCCCATGCTCGCCGAAGACCCGATCAGCGAGACCCGCTCGCGGTTCGTCATCGAGCCACTCGAACCGGGTTTCGGCTACACCCTCGGTAACTCACTGCGGCGGACCCTGCTCTCCTCGATCCCCGGTGCCGCGGTCACCAGCATCCGCGTTGAGGGGGTGCTTCATGAGTTCTCGACGATCCCCGGGGTCAAAGAGGACGTCACCGACCTGATCCTCAACATCAAGGAACTGGTCGTCTCCAGCGAGCACGACGAGCCGGTCGTCATGTACCTGCGCAAGCAGGGGCCCGGCGAGGTCACTGCGGCTGACATCGCCCCGCCCGCAGGTGTCGAGGTGCACAACCCTGACCTGCACATGGCCACTCTGAGCAGCAAGAGCAAGCTCGAGATCGAGTTCACGGTCGAGCGCGGTCGCGGCTACGTCACCGCGGTTCAGAACAAGCAGGCCGGCCAGGAGATCGGCCGGGTACCGGTCGACTCGATTTACTCGCCGGTCCTCAAGGTGACCTACAAGGTCGAGGCCACCCGAGTCGAGCAGCGCACGGACTTCGACCGGCTGATCGTGGACGTCGAGACCAAGCCCTCGATGCCGCCGCGCGATGCGATGGCGAGCGCCGGCAAGACGCTGGTGGAGCTGTTCGGGCTCGCTCGCGAGCTCAACGTCGATGCCGAAGGGATCGATATCGGGCCGTCCCCCACCGACGCGGCACTGGCAGCGGACCTGGCGCTACCGATCGAGGAGCTCGATCTCACGGTCAGGTCCTACAACTGCCTCAAGCGCGAAGGCATTCACTCGGTGGGCGAGCTCGTCTCGCGCAGCGAGGCCGACCTGCTAGACATCCGGAACTTCGGTGCCAAGTCGATCGACGAGGTCAAGACCAAGCTCGTCACCATGGGCCTGGCCCTCAAGGACTCGCCCCCCGGCTTCGATCCGAGCAACGTGGTGGACACCTACGGCACCGATGACTACGTCGGTGACGATGACGGCGGTTTCGTGGAGACCGAGCAGTACTGA
- the rplQ gene encoding 50S ribosomal protein L17, with amino-acid sequence MPTPTKGPRLGGGPAHERLILANLATALFEHGRITTTQAKAKRLRPLAERLVTFAKRGDLHARRRVLRVVRDRGVVHILFAEIGPRFAERAGGYTRITKLNPRKGDNAPMAVIELVEGATLAQEAVGEAERARGTRFARRRGAGAAGSGTEPGEVDETFEVDETLEAPEGEAVPEGEEADAAPEADAAPEADVAPEADVAPEAAPVQTADLPEVAESTGPPGDGAAEAVGETPPDDTAAPEHPAADGEGEKA; translated from the coding sequence ATGCCCACGCCCACCAAGGGCCCCCGCCTCGGCGGGGGCCCGGCGCACGAGCGGCTGATCCTGGCCAACCTGGCGACCGCCCTGTTCGAGCATGGTCGGATCACGACTACCCAGGCGAAGGCGAAGCGGTTGCGACCGCTCGCCGAGCGGCTGGTGACCTTCGCCAAGCGTGGTGATCTGCACGCCCGACGTCGCGTGCTGCGGGTGGTGCGGGACCGCGGAGTGGTGCACATCCTGTTCGCCGAGATCGGGCCGCGGTTCGCCGAGCGGGCTGGGGGTTACACCAGGATCACGAAGCTGAACCCCCGCAAGGGTGACAACGCGCCGATGGCGGTGATCGAGCTCGTGGAGGGCGCGACGCTCGCCCAGGAGGCGGTTGGCGAAGCCGAGCGCGCTCGCGGCACCCGGTTCGCGCGGCGCCGCGGCGCGGGGGCGGCGGGATCCGGCACGGAGCCGGGCGAGGTCGACGAAACGTTCGAGGTTGACGAGACGTTGGAGGCGCCCGAGGGGGAGGCGGTGCCCGAGGGGGAAGAAGCGGACGCGGCTCCCGAAGCGGACGCGGCTCCCGAAGCGGACGTGGCTCCCGAAGCGGACGTGGCTCCCGAAGCGGCGCCGGTCCAAACTGCGGACCTCCCGGAGGTAGCCGAGAGCACGGGGCCGCCCGGAGATGGGGCGGCCGAGGCAGTCGGCGAAACGCCGCCGGACGACACCGCCGCCCCCGAGCATCCGGCCGCCGATGGTGAGGGCGAGAAAGCCTGA
- the rpsI gene encoding 30S ribosomal protein S9, which yields MEAVAETVAEPTVAEPTVEAPAPVRRVATGPAGATGRRKEAIARVRLVPGNGRWDVNGRALDDYFPNKVHQQIVGEPFRTLELVDQYDVIARLSGGGVTGQAGALRLGIARALTEADPENRPPLKKAGFLTRDARVKERKKYGLKKARKAPQYSKR from the coding sequence ATCGAGGCCGTAGCCGAGACGGTGGCTGAGCCGACGGTGGCTGAGCCGACCGTGGAGGCGCCGGCACCGGTGCGCCGGGTCGCGACCGGTCCGGCGGGGGCGACCGGACGGCGCAAGGAAGCGATTGCCCGGGTCCGGTTGGTGCCCGGCAACGGACGCTGGGATGTCAACGGTCGCGCCCTCGACGACTACTTTCCGAACAAGGTGCACCAGCAGATCGTCGGCGAGCCGTTCCGGACGCTCGAGCTGGTCGATCAGTACGACGTGATCGCACGGCTGTCCGGCGGCGGGGTGACCGGGCAGGCCGGTGCCCTCCGGCTCGGCATCGCCCGCGCGCTCACCGAGGCCGACCCGGAGAACCGGCCGCCGTTGAAGAAGGCCGGCTTCCTGACCCGGGACGCCCGGGTGAAGGAGCGGAAGAAGTACGGACTGAAGAAGGCCCGTAAGGCGCCGCAGTACTCGAAGCGGTAA
- the rplM gene encoding 50S ribosomal protein L13, with protein MRTYNPKPADVQRQWHVIDASDVVLGRLASQAARLLRGKHKPMFAPHIDTGDFVIIVNAAKVALTGAKREQKMAYRHSGYPGGLRQVSYGHLLATRPDKAVEKAVRGMLPHTTLGRQMLSKLKVYAGPDHPHQAQQPVPYELTQVAQ; from the coding sequence GTGCGCACGTACAACCCCAAGCCCGCCGACGTACAGCGTCAGTGGCACGTCATTGACGCGAGCGACGTCGTGCTCGGTCGGCTTGCCAGCCAGGCGGCCCGGCTGCTCCGCGGCAAGCACAAGCCGATGTTCGCGCCGCACATCGATACCGGGGACTTCGTCATCATCGTCAATGCCGCGAAGGTGGCGCTTACCGGCGCCAAACGGGAGCAGAAGATGGCCTACCGGCACTCCGGTTACCCGGGTGGCCTGCGCCAGGTGTCCTACGGTCATCTGCTCGCCACCCGTCCGGACAAAGCGGTGGAGAAAGCAGTGCGGGGGATGCTGCCGCACACCACCCTCGGCCGGCAGATGCTGTCCAAGCTCAAGGTCTACGCCGGACCTGATCATCCGCACCAGGCGCAGCAGCCGGTGCCCTACGAGCTCACCCAGGTCGCGCAGTAA
- the truA gene encoding tRNA pseudouridine(38-40) synthase TruA — MTTGSTRWRLDLAYDGADFAGWARQPAERTIQGTLEVALQRVTRLTRPAQVTVAGRTDAGVHATGQVAHVDLPADAVAAAADLLRRLNGVLPPDVRIRGALRAPAGFDARFSALSRRYVYRLTDRIPDPLRRGDTLAYQRPLDARLMAAAALGLIGEHDFAGFCRRRPGGTTVRRLLVLDVVPVVHGVVEVRVEADAFCHSMVRALVGALLAVGDGRQPIEWPAAVLAARRRDPALTVAPAHGLTLVRVRYPRPTELAARAEQTRRWRDLPAESGGL, encoded by the coding sequence CTGACCACCGGCTCGACTCGCTGGCGTCTCGACCTCGCGTACGACGGGGCGGACTTCGCTGGCTGGGCGCGCCAACCTGCCGAACGCACGATCCAGGGAACGCTCGAGGTTGCCCTTCAACGCGTCACCCGACTGACCCGCCCTGCGCAGGTTACGGTGGCCGGCCGCACCGATGCCGGAGTGCACGCCACCGGGCAGGTCGCCCACGTGGACTTGCCCGCCGACGCCGTCGCGGCGGCCGCGGACCTCCTCCGTCGACTCAACGGCGTGCTCCCCCCAGACGTTCGGATCCGCGGTGCGCTCCGGGCTCCGGCGGGGTTCGATGCCCGGTTCTCCGCGCTATCGCGGCGGTACGTCTACCGCCTCACCGATCGGATTCCCGACCCGCTGCGGCGCGGGGACACACTCGCCTACCAACGACCGCTCGATGCCCGACTGATGGCCGCCGCCGCGCTCGGGCTGATCGGCGAGCACGACTTCGCGGGGTTCTGCCGGCGCCGGCCCGGCGGGACTACGGTGCGCCGGCTGCTGGTTCTCGACGTCGTGCCGGTGGTTCACGGCGTCGTCGAGGTTCGGGTCGAAGCGGACGCGTTCTGCCATTCGATGGTCCGCGCCCTGGTCGGGGCGTTGCTAGCCGTAGGCGATGGCCGACAGCCGATCGAGTGGCCGGCGGCGGTGCTGGCCGCTCGCCGCCGTGACCCGGCGCTGACCGTGGCGCCGGCGCACGGGCTCACCCTGGTGCGGGTCCGCTACCCTCGCCCCACCGAGCTGGCCGCCCGGGCCGAACAGACCCGGCGGTGGCGCGATCTGCCGGCCGAGTCCGGCGGGCTTTGA
- the rpsD gene encoding 30S ribosomal protein S4 produces the protein MARYTGPDCKRCRREKMKLFLKGAKCETPKCPIEIRPYPPGEHGRGRTKDSEYLMQKREKQKCARIYGILEKQFRSYYEEANRRTGKTGENLLQLLESRLDNVVYRAGFAHSRDMSRQLVRHGHFLVNGRKVDIPSFRVSANDIVEVREASRELTPFVIARAEAGSRPVPAWIEVISGRLRILVHALPSRQVIDTPVQEQLIVELYSK, from the coding sequence ATGGCTCGCTACACCGGTCCCGACTGCAAGCGCTGTCGGCGCGAAAAGATGAAGCTGTTCCTCAAGGGCGCCAAGTGCGAGACGCCGAAGTGCCCGATCGAGATCCGGCCCTACCCCCCGGGTGAGCACGGACGGGGTCGGACCAAGGACTCCGAATACCTCATGCAGAAGCGGGAGAAGCAGAAGTGCGCCCGCATCTACGGGATCCTCGAGAAGCAGTTCCGCTCGTACTACGAAGAGGCGAACCGACGTACCGGGAAGACCGGTGAGAACCTGCTCCAGCTGCTCGAGTCACGCCTGGACAACGTCGTCTACCGGGCCGGGTTCGCGCACAGCCGGGACATGTCCCGCCAGCTCGTGCGGCACGGCCACTTCCTCGTCAACGGCCGCAAGGTGGACATCCCGTCGTTCCGGGTGTCCGCTAACGACATTGTCGAGGTTCGCGAAGCCTCCCGCGAGCTCACCCCGTTCGTGATCGCCCGGGCCGAGGCGGGCAGCCGACCGGTGCCGGCCTGGATCGAAGTGATCTCCGGTCGGCTCCGAATCCTCGTGCACGCGCTGCCGAGCCGGCAGGTCATCGACACGCCGGTCCAGGAGCAGCTCATCGTCGAGCTCTACTCGAAGTAA